CCTGCGAAGGGGTGGTTCCCGTCCACCAGCACGGTATCCTTGTAGATTTCTTTCACGATGTAGATGCCGTCGGCGTCGTCCTCGTCGTCCAGGTTCAGTCCATCTACAAACTCGTCGGCGGTGTCGGGCAGCTGGAATTCCCGGATGTCGTTGTCCAGCATCATCTCCAGCTCCATGCCCAGCCAGAGTTCCCCTACGTCCTGGAGTTCTTCTTTGGGAACTTGGAGCAGCAGGTCGTCGCGGTATGGTCCGTAGCCCTGGTCAAAGGGAATCTCTACGGTGAACTTTTCGCCCAGCTTGCGGCCTTCCAGGGCGGATTCAAGTCCGGGGATAATGTTGTCGTAGCCGTGGATATATACAAAGGGGTGGCTCGGAGGAA
This portion of the Fibrobacter sp. genome encodes:
- a CDS encoding FKBP-type peptidyl-prolyl cis-trans isomerase; protein product: MEIVEAKTKVSIAYTLKEMSGRILEEIPPSHPFVYIHGYDNIIPGLESALEGRKLGEKFTVEIPFDQGYGPYRDDLLLQVPKEELQDVGELWLGMELEMMLDNDIREFQLPDTADEFVDGLNLDDEDDADGIYIVKEIYKDTVLVDGNHPFAGKDLIFEVQVVNIEEPSFTELESGFPDRDDNYDDGDYPENYDDRYDDFDGPDNHRRWR